The DNA window aatttttttctaCTTCTTCAGCCTGCTATTTATGTCACAAGTCTCGCTGCTGTGGAGCTACTTCGTGCACGAGATGGAGGACAACAGATTATTGATTCTGTTGATGTTACGTGTGGTCTAAGTTTGGGAGAATACACTGCTCTTGCTTTTGCTGGGGCTTTCAGGTGATTTGCCAAGTATTAGTAATTAATATATAACTGGATTTTGTAATGCTTTCCCCTTATGGCCCCCTTTTCTTCATATTATTCCTCATGTATCAAGAAATCACTGTAAAACCAAAGGAATAGCAAGTACGACATATATGCCCCTTCTTTTTTGTCATAGTGACCTATTCTGTCATAGAAGTACCATCTGTTAGAACCATTGTTTACGAACCATCGATGAAGTACGATTTTGTTTGGAGTTCAACTTTGTTCTTTAATTGACTTGCTATCAACCCATGTATTTATTTGAATTGTAAGCTTTGAAGATGGACTTAAGTTGGTCAAATTGAGGGGAGAAGCCATGCAGGTAAACAATGTGTTCCAATTTCTTGTCTGACTTACATCAACTTGTTTGGATAGAAGCTTGTAATTTTATTCACAGAAATAACTTCCGCCCTTTATCTAGGATGCTGCTGATGCTGCTAAAAGTGCCATGGTTAGTGTCATAGGACTGGACTCAGAGAACGTCCAACAATTGTGTGATGCGGCGAATCAGGAAGTACCCGAAGCTGAGAAGGTTCAAATTGCCAATTACCTATGTCCTGTAAGGTTCTTATGGATCTGATTTTTAACAAGCTTAGCAGACAAAATTTAGTGTTTAAATTTCTCATCACTAGcttcttttttatgttttttgttttcttaggGTAACTATGCTGTCTCTGGGGGCTTAAAAGGAGTAGAAGTGCTGGAATCTAAGGCAAAGTCTTTCAAGGCTCGAATGACTGTATGAACATATCcccaaatcttatctttccaatGCTAACTTTCCTAAAAAGTTTTAATGCCTTTCACTCTATTCTGCAGGTTCGCTTAGCTGTTGCCGGTGCATTCCACACTAGTTTTATGGAACCAGCTGTGTCAAGGTTGGAAGCAGCATTGGCAGCAACAGAAATCAGAACACCAAGAATACCAGTCATCTCCAATGTGGATGCACAGCCACATGCAGATCCCGACACAATCAAGAAGATATTGGCACGTCAGGTATGCTGCTGAAACTCCATCATGCAGAAATACATGAATGGGAAATAATTGCATTCTATACTACAATTTGCAGGTTACTTCACCTGTTCAATGGGAAACAACAGTGAAGACTCTTCTAAACAAGGGGCTGAAGAAAAGTTATGAACTAGGACCTGGAAAGGTAGGATATATAGATAACAAATACTGTTATGGTAAACAAATATTGTCAATGGGGGAACCGGTATTAGCATTTCAAAGGTGGAGTCCTGTAGTTCTTAGGGTTAAGTACACTTTATCTCCATGACCACACGATGTCCACTTAAGCCACTGGAGTTTAAAAATGTGAAAATCattcttttgagttttgaatttttctaaATGTGTGGATTAACCATGTTGGTTCTTTTCCcagaaattaacaaaaataacacatTTAACAAAATTTAGAGCATCAAAATTCCATATTTAGGAAAGTTGATGGAAAGTTCACATGATGTGAAGGACTGGAAGTAAAGTACAAACTAAACCTGATTTTTATAACTCTGCTAACATTTGTTTTGTTGTTCTCTTCTCAGGTAATTGCTGGTATTATCAAGAGAGTGGACAAGGGTGCTGATATTGAGAACATAGGTGCCTGAGAAGTGAGAAGGCAGTGAAACCTTGCTCCTTCTGCGACTTCCAAATTCCAATCAACCCAATAGTAAAACCAACATTTTGCCTCTACAATGTGGGAGAAAAGGTTGCATCCCCAAATCAAGAGAACATGGAGCTTGGGAATTTTGTAAACATAGATTAGGTACAGTTGGATTTGAATGCCAATTTTAAagttcaattttagttttaacttttaagaatTGACACTATCATGATGATGAACGTATTGGACTGAATAATGGGTTTATTTATTAAACGATATGTACCTAATAAACATTGTGTCATAGTTGGTGTTCCTTTTTTTAAGCTTCCCAGTTCGATTGGATCAACCATTGGTTAGTAAGATCATAGTTGAGGTTTGGATGGTTAGGTGGAGAGTAAAGAAAATGCTTTGGTgacaattcttttttttttcttaggaAATTCATTCGATTGACAAGTTAAAGAAAGATTATTACTAATCGAagttcttaaatttttattttaataaataaataatgaatgtattggaaatttaaatattgtattattatacgtatattttttaaaaattgataacgTTAATATGTGTCTTTAAGCTAAATCCTAAGTTTAAATAGAGAAATATTAAGTGATTAACATTTTTGtcatatattttgaattaatactaaataaatttttttacactaaaaatattgatactatttttcttttaaattattgttgttgttggattAATAGACACTAGGATAAAACTTGAGACAGTAAAAACTATGGCAGCAGATAAATTGCATTTCTATCTAAATTTCATTCTTTTGATGATAATAAAGAATTTGTGGCACACCAAAACATCGCAATTTGACAAGAGCATTAGCACAATGCTCTGATACAATTAAAGCATACCATGACAACCATAACTATGAATATCCTAAATCTTCATCCTGGCTTGTCTCGTTTTCTTCATCATCTCCATCAGATATTGTCGATGTGTCATCATCGTCAGAATCCTAAAATACACAGAACAAGTCATTCTCTAAGTGTTTTATTGCATGCCTAAATCAGAGTGTgtgtaaataaattaataaaaaggaatattaGGTAAATAATGATTATCTTGAATAACATGAACaactactaattaaataaaaatacactacaccttcaaattaatcatttaaattttaatattaaaataaccttCCGTACGTTAGTGAAATAAACATtcaatatatctattatttatattgtttaaaatttttattgtttacctatacttttccttaatAAAATCCAACCAAATAAATATCTTAAAGTATCTATTTAAGTTATAAGTGGAATGTTTTAGATAACGCTTGAACTTTGGTTCATGTGCAAAATTGAATCCGAAGTTTTAAAAATGTGTTGCATCATTTGATTACTTTAATGTGTTGAATTGCACATTTCAAAAACTAAAGCAAAGTTAGGGACTTAGGGggttattttatttgtattattttctcaaataaaaaatgaaggTGGTTTGTTCAAACCTGATGATAGTGGCGGTGAATACTACTATGTAAGCCTCCAATTGTCCTAATTATTATGTACATGGGCACAATAATTCCACTTGCCCTTAATATAaacacctaaaaaaataaaaataaaaaagaagttagACACATTATTCAAAAAGCAgatattt is part of the Arachis duranensis cultivar V14167 chromosome 1, aradu.V14167.gnm2.J7QH, whole genome shotgun sequence genome and encodes:
- the LOC107473558 gene encoding uncharacterized protein LOC107473558, which translates into the protein MQALLHHSPLIRTSHSSFSAMASSSSLTLPSLSLNNFPSSPSNAHSRTFNLPLLRSRVFMSVASGSQVSVLNDALFSDYKPSNAFLFPGQGAQAVGMGKEAQNVPAAAVLYKKANEILGYDLLDICINGPKDKLDSTVLSQPAIYVTSLAAVELLRARDGGQQIIDSVDVTCGLSLGEYTALAFAGAFSFEDGLKLVKLRGEAMQDAADAAKSAMVSVIGLDSENVQQLCDAANQEVPEAEKVQIANYLCPGNYAVSGGLKGVEVLESKAKSFKARMTVRLAVAGAFHTSFMEPAVSRLEAALAATEIRTPRIPVISNVDAQPHADPDTIKKILARQVTSPVQWETTVKTLLNKGLKKSYELGPGKVIAGIIKRVDKGADIENIGA